CCCTTAGAGCACCTAACGAAAGTAAGGGCTGGAGTAGTCGCTTGCCCTGGAGTGGTCGCCTGTCCTGCGCATGCCCACCTTTCGGAAATGGTCCGAGAGCTCGTCCCCGACGCATTTTGGCAGCGTGTGGCCCCGCTGCTGCCAGCACCGAAGCCAAAGAAGAAGTCCGGACGTCCTCGTGCAGATGACCGCGCGGCCCTGGAGGCCATCGTCTTCGTGCTTCGCAGCGGAATCCCTTGGGAGATGCTGCCTCGCAAGCAATTCGGCCTCTCCGGGATGACTGCCTGGCGCCGGCTGGAGGAGTGGACGCGAGCGGGCGTGTGGGAGGAACTGCAGCGCCGACTCCTGGACGAGTT
Above is a window of Myxococcus virescens DNA encoding:
- a CDS encoding transposase, which encodes MVRELVPDAFWQRVAPLLPAPKPKKKSGRPRADDRAALEAIVFVLRSGIPWEMLPRKQFGLSGMTAWRRLEEWTRAGVWEELQRRLLDE